A region from the Sandaracinus amylolyticus genome encodes:
- a CDS encoding Uma2 family endonuclease produces the protein MATAPRAKLTYAEYVALESKGDVRHEYLRGEVWAMAGGTPEHGRIQVALAAEIRRALGRRPCVVLSSDVRVRIDASDRTTYPDLSVVCGKRETSAIDPHAITNPVLIVEVLSESSERADRGDKFAHYRRLSSLQEYVLVAQDAPRIEVFRRSEAGWVLTEAGPGEQLVLTSIDATIAVDDVYFDPTA, from the coding sequence ATGGCCACGGCGCCGCGCGCGAAGCTCACGTACGCCGAGTACGTCGCGCTCGAATCGAAGGGGGACGTGCGCCACGAGTACCTCCGCGGCGAGGTCTGGGCGATGGCGGGCGGAACGCCCGAGCACGGGCGCATCCAGGTCGCGCTCGCGGCGGAGATCCGTCGTGCGCTCGGGCGGCGACCGTGCGTGGTCCTCTCGTCGGACGTTCGGGTCCGCATCGATGCGTCGGACCGCACCACGTATCCGGATCTCTCGGTCGTGTGCGGGAAGCGCGAAACGTCCGCGATCGACCCGCACGCGATCACGAACCCGGTCCTGATCGTCGAGGTGCTCTCGGAATCGAGCGAGCGCGCCGATCGCGGCGACAAGTTCGCCCACTACCGCCGTCTGAGCTCGCTCCAGGAGTACGTGCTCGTCGCGCAGGACGCGCCACGCATCGAGGTCTTCCGGCGCAGCGAGGCAGGCTGGGTGCTCACCGAGGCGGGCCCCGGCGAGCAGCTCGTGCTCACGTCGATCGACGCGACGATCGCCGTCGACGACGTCTACTTCGACCCGACTGCGTGA
- a CDS encoding tetratricopeptide repeat protein: MAEGPEEQTARAKRLIAERNYDEAIRVSRRALLTRPDLVEVRLLLGQALLVTGRYEQVRVEMMALARKHPNVAELHRILGEAYLRAGQTAKAKESLRRAVELAPNDAIARDLLREAVDEESPLSHTIERWFGEDGPKTVEQELPPHFDDTTPAPASPRVRTAPSEPSVQVDPSLAEEAAAAARAAAKPAEPKAPAARPARKPTMMGMGAMSVPRAPVAPRAAQPAAPVAQRSVSPQGAVPAQGAVPAQATVPAQATVPARVGRSAPPPPRASMPPPPMTALPHVGDAGPTQPMPALRSFARPAEGGGLRDAETVAHGRARRAIDDDPPTDEIALEEELRVPGARSDRDHDEPDEEDEDDAPTLLGRRPDSLAPPPASRPPGSHAPVASHAPVASHAPVASRPPVGAHAPVASPAAPRSVPPPAAPPRAAPPPSAPPPARPSRPPEMLRPALRSAPPPAIVPPPEELTSSETLVRDAGVARPFLGGRPPLDGAQPEPPTDPRRVDPAPIRTPQIPIDVRAQVTTESTRRRPASIARMVVLVVLGLLVVGLAGIGVRTYLRRGGDAAIRTAAAQASSDGRRTSVERAIATIDVEGADEPWRIALRARLLATLTLEHAQDRATEVEVELSRLEREGAALPDARIARSLLLVAQGRGPDALGVLSGLPASGEELAEAFRARAWAAASAGRVPEAEESARQALTVRPGASRHAAMHAVLRFAAGDASSALSVLDSVPNGATSPAVRVARARVLLESGGDPVRAAAEADAVLTELAPSATPVELGWAHLVRARLAARRGAQAEARASALEAASRTPAFDEGYGLSVVETLLEAEAPNDAREALARLPSSPVDPTRRAMLVAEVALASNDLAGAETALMSAGAGAHAELLRARVAEARGELDTARQLYDRAAGDPREALEARTRSGAVLLRMSRPREARAQLDHALRLAPADVRAVALFVRAALATGDAAAAETAIQAALAHRPDAIELVAARGSVLLALGRVDEALAALQRACEVRPEDAELRAELGEAGLRAGRRDVAAAAFQEALRLSPGLARALVGSATLAIDDARFDEASASIEQATRAGAAPLDLARLRAELAVARGLGHGAIAAIEPVVEENRRDGPLLAALGHLHAQAEDDREARDLYTRAVRADDDNYEALLGRAGVEMRRGDLGGSARSIDRAERAGRQRGASTSFFARVSVARARLRYEVGDLDEARRLAQQAITADPKCSEGHLLLANVAIERNEDPIPHFRSAIAGTRVAPEAVGRLAIRLERGDEACTLARRYVDASPRGYDRDEVDGVLRRCR; encoded by the coding sequence ATGGCCGAAGGCCCCGAGGAGCAGACCGCACGCGCCAAGCGGCTCATCGCCGAGCGCAATTACGACGAGGCGATCCGCGTCAGTCGCAGGGCGCTGCTCACGCGCCCGGACCTCGTCGAGGTGCGCCTGCTGCTCGGTCAGGCGCTGCTCGTCACGGGGCGATACGAGCAGGTGCGCGTCGAGATGATGGCGCTCGCGCGCAAGCATCCGAACGTCGCGGAGCTGCATCGGATCCTCGGCGAGGCGTACCTGCGCGCCGGGCAGACGGCGAAGGCGAAGGAGTCGCTCCGCCGCGCGGTCGAGCTCGCGCCGAACGACGCGATCGCGCGCGACCTGCTGCGCGAGGCGGTCGACGAGGAGAGCCCGCTCTCGCACACGATCGAGCGCTGGTTCGGCGAGGACGGGCCGAAGACGGTCGAGCAGGAGCTGCCGCCGCACTTCGACGACACGACGCCCGCGCCGGCGTCGCCGCGGGTGCGCACCGCGCCGAGCGAGCCCTCGGTGCAGGTCGATCCGTCGCTCGCCGAGGAGGCCGCGGCAGCGGCGAGGGCCGCGGCGAAGCCGGCGGAGCCCAAGGCGCCCGCGGCGCGTCCGGCGCGCAAGCCGACGATGATGGGCATGGGCGCGATGTCCGTGCCGCGCGCGCCGGTGGCGCCGCGTGCAGCGCAGCCCGCCGCGCCGGTCGCCCAGCGCAGCGTGTCGCCGCAGGGCGCGGTGCCTGCCCAGGGTGCGGTGCCTGCCCAGGCGACGGTGCCTGCCCAGGCGACGGTGCCGGCGCGGGTCGGGCGCTCCGCGCCGCCGCCGCCGCGCGCGAGCATGCCTCCGCCGCCGATGACCGCGCTCCCGCACGTCGGCGACGCGGGCCCGACGCAGCCGATGCCCGCGCTGCGCAGCTTCGCGCGCCCCGCGGAGGGCGGCGGGCTGCGGGACGCCGAGACCGTCGCCCACGGACGCGCGCGACGCGCGATCGACGACGATCCGCCCACCGACGAGATCGCGCTCGAAGAAGAGCTGCGCGTGCCCGGCGCGCGCTCCGATCGCGATCACGACGAGCCCGACGAAGAGGACGAGGACGACGCGCCGACGCTGCTCGGTCGTCGACCCGACTCGCTCGCGCCGCCTCCGGCGTCGCGTCCTCCTGGGTCGCATGCACCGGTCGCGTCGCATGCCCCGGTCGCGTCGCATGCCCCGGTCGCGTCGCGTCCTCCCGTGGGCGCGCATGCTCCCGTCGCATCTCCCGCCGCGCCGCGCTCGGTCCCGCCGCCCGCGGCGCCGCCGCGCGCCGCGCCTCCGCCGTCGGCGCCTCCGCCCGCACGTCCGTCGCGCCCGCCGGAGATGCTGCGCCCCGCGCTGCGCTCGGCGCCGCCGCCGGCGATCGTCCCGCCGCCCGAGGAGCTGACGTCGTCCGAGACGCTCGTGCGCGACGCGGGCGTCGCGCGTCCGTTCCTCGGCGGCCGTCCTCCGCTCGACGGCGCGCAGCCCGAGCCGCCGACCGATCCGCGGCGCGTCGACCCCGCGCCGATCCGGACGCCGCAGATCCCGATCGACGTGCGCGCGCAGGTGACGACCGAGTCCACGCGGCGCCGCCCTGCGTCGATCGCGCGGATGGTCGTGCTCGTCGTGCTCGGGCTCCTGGTGGTCGGGCTCGCGGGCATCGGGGTCCGCACGTACCTGCGGCGCGGCGGTGATGCCGCGATCCGCACCGCGGCCGCGCAGGCGAGCAGCGATGGACGCCGCACGAGCGTCGAGCGCGCGATCGCGACCATCGACGTGGAAGGTGCCGACGAGCCGTGGCGCATCGCGCTGCGCGCGCGCTTGCTCGCGACGCTCACGCTCGAGCACGCGCAGGATCGCGCGACCGAGGTCGAGGTCGAGCTCTCCCGCCTCGAGCGCGAAGGCGCGGCGCTGCCCGATGCGCGCATCGCGCGCAGCTTGTTGCTCGTCGCGCAGGGGCGCGGGCCCGATGCGCTCGGCGTGCTGAGCGGGCTGCCGGCGAGCGGCGAAGAGCTCGCCGAGGCGTTCCGTGCGCGCGCGTGGGCCGCCGCGTCGGCCGGGCGAGTTCCCGAGGCCGAGGAGTCGGCGCGACAGGCGCTCACCGTGCGTCCCGGCGCGTCGCGTCACGCGGCGATGCACGCGGTGCTGCGCTTCGCGGCCGGTGATGCGTCGAGCGCGCTGAGCGTGCTCGACTCGGTGCCGAACGGCGCGACCTCGCCGGCGGTGCGCGTCGCGCGCGCGCGGGTGCTCCTCGAGAGCGGTGGCGATCCCGTGCGTGCGGCGGCGGAGGCCGACGCGGTGCTCACCGAGCTCGCGCCGAGCGCGACGCCGGTCGAGCTCGGCTGGGCGCACCTCGTGCGCGCGCGGCTCGCGGCGCGTCGCGGCGCGCAGGCCGAGGCGCGCGCGTCGGCGCTCGAGGCGGCGTCGCGCACGCCGGCGTTCGACGAGGGCTATGGGCTCAGCGTCGTCGAGACGCTCCTCGAGGCCGAGGCGCCGAACGACGCGCGCGAGGCGCTCGCGCGGTTGCCTTCGAGCCCGGTGGATCCCACGCGCCGCGCGATGCTGGTCGCGGAGGTCGCGCTGGCGTCGAACGATCTCGCGGGCGCGGAGACCGCGCTGATGTCGGCGGGCGCGGGCGCGCACGCCGAGCTGCTGCGAGCGCGCGTGGCCGAGGCGCGCGGCGAGCTCGACACCGCGCGGCAGCTCTACGATCGCGCGGCGGGCGACCCGCGCGAGGCGCTCGAGGCGCGCACGCGATCCGGCGCGGTGCTGCTCCGGATGTCGCGTCCGCGCGAGGCGCGCGCCCAGCTCGATCACGCGCTGCGCCTCGCGCCGGCGGACGTGCGCGCGGTCGCGCTCTTCGTGCGCGCGGCGCTCGCGACCGGCGACGCGGCAGCGGCGGAGACCGCGATCCAGGCGGCGCTCGCGCATCGTCCCGACGCGATCGAGCTCGTCGCGGCGCGCGGCTCGGTGCTGCTCGCGCTGGGGCGCGTCGACGAGGCGCTCGCAGCGCTCCAGCGCGCGTGCGAGGTGCGCCCCGAGGATGCGGAGCTGCGTGCCGAGCTCGGCGAGGCCGGGCTGCGCGCGGGCCGTCGCGACGTCGCGGCGGCGGCGTTCCAGGAGGCGCTGCGGCTCTCGCCGGGGCTCGCGCGAGCGCTGGTCGGCTCGGCGACGCTCGCGATCGACGACGCACGCTTCGACGAGGCGAGCGCGTCGATCGAGCAGGCGACGCGCGCGGGCGCGGCGCCGCTCGATCTCGCGAGGCTGCGCGCGGAGCTGGCGGTGGCGCGCGGGCTCGGGCACGGCGCGATCGCGGCGATCGAGCCGGTGGTCGAGGAGAACCGGCGCGACGGACCGCTGCTCGCGGCGCTCGGTCACCTGCACGCGCAGGCGGAGGACGACCGCGAGGCGCGGGACCTCTACACGCGCGCGGTACGCGCCGACGACGACAACTACGAAGCGCTGCTCGGACGCGCCGGCGTCGAGATGCGGCGCGGCGATCTCGGAGGCTCGGCGCGCTCGATCGATCGCGCGGAGCGCGCGGGGCGTCAGCGCGGCGCGTCGACGTCGTTCTTCGCGCGGGTCTCGGTCGCGCGGGCGCGGCTGCGCTACGAGGTCGGTGATCTCGACGAGGCGCGCCGGCTCGCGCAGCAGGCGATCACGGCGGACCCGAAGTGCAGCGAGGGGCACCTGCTGCTCGCGAACGTCGCGATCGAGCGCAACGAAGATCCGATCCCGCACTTCCGCTCGGCGATCGCGGGCACGCGCGTCGCGCCGGAGGCGGTGGGCCGCCTCGCGATCCGCCTCGAGCGCGGCGACGAAGCGTGCACGCTCGCGCGCCGCTACGTCGACGCCTCACCCCGCGGCTACGACCGCGACGAGGTCGACGGCGTGCTGCGCCGATGTCGCTGA
- a CDS encoding NAD-dependent epimerase/dehydratase family protein, translating into MDVLVIGGSRFMGRQLAARLVAHGVRTTLLNRGTHDDGLGASVTRLVADRTDERFDRALAGRRFDAVIDFAGYTGDDLTRAVRVLEGRVGHYLFVSTGQVYLVREGCPSPSREEDADGPLIAQPEDALDREEHAYGVGKREAEAVLARAHHESGFPATCVRIPMVHGPGDPHRRIERVIARVLDGGPVLAPRAHATVRHVHAPTIASMLVSMIGARRTIGRAYNVAPSEPTTVGAFLGRIVRHLGSDAPVVPVDDVMLARYGLRAEDVCPIGGRWMSVLDPTRAVRELGLVHPPADAWLPGVIDAVIATMGREPLAELAHRDRERALLAQLRP; encoded by the coding sequence GTGGACGTGCTCGTCATCGGCGGCTCTCGCTTCATGGGGAGGCAGCTCGCCGCACGGCTCGTCGCGCACGGCGTGCGCACGACGCTGCTCAATCGCGGGACCCACGACGACGGGCTCGGCGCGAGCGTGACGCGCCTCGTCGCGGATCGCACCGACGAGCGCTTCGATCGTGCGCTCGCGGGGCGTCGCTTCGACGCGGTGATCGACTTCGCGGGCTACACCGGGGACGACCTCACGCGCGCGGTGCGCGTGCTCGAGGGCAGGGTGGGGCACTACCTCTTCGTGAGCACCGGACAGGTGTACCTGGTGCGCGAGGGATGCCCTTCACCGTCGCGCGAGGAGGACGCCGACGGTCCGCTGATCGCACAGCCCGAGGACGCGCTCGATCGCGAGGAGCACGCGTACGGCGTCGGAAAGCGCGAGGCCGAAGCCGTGCTCGCGCGCGCGCACCACGAGAGCGGGTTCCCCGCGACGTGCGTGCGCATCCCGATGGTGCACGGCCCGGGCGATCCCCACCGGCGCATCGAGCGCGTGATCGCGCGCGTGCTCGACGGAGGGCCCGTGCTCGCGCCGCGCGCCCACGCGACGGTGCGGCACGTCCACGCGCCGACGATCGCGTCGATGCTGGTGTCGATGATCGGCGCGCGCCGGACGATCGGTCGCGCGTACAACGTCGCGCCCTCGGAGCCGACGACCGTCGGCGCGTTCCTCGGGCGCATCGTGCGTCACCTCGGGAGCGACGCGCCGGTCGTGCCGGTCGACGACGTGATGCTCGCGCGCTACGGGCTGCGCGCCGAGGACGTGTGCCCGATCGGCGGGCGATGGATGTCGGTGCTCGATCCCACGCGCGCGGTGCGCGAGCTCGGGCTGGTGCATCCCCCGGCCGACGCGTGGTTGCCCGGCGTGATCGACGCGGTGATCGCGACGATGGGCCGCGAGCCGCTGGCCGAGCTGGCGCATCGTGATCGGGAGCGGGCGCTCCTCGCGCAGCTGCGTCCCTGA
- a CDS encoding peroxiredoxin produces the protein MLAVGTPAPVFVARTTRGDSISLRELHGRIVVLYFFRRAFTPNCTVETKGFRDNYEDLVQLGSEVVGVSCDDYATQCRFASTHDVRFPMIADEDRSISRAYDVFFPILPLAHRVTYVIDRDGVIAGVFNHEFQVIKHLDEVVRFTRDLAMRSKLPPAR, from the coding sequence GTGCTCGCCGTCGGCACGCCTGCGCCCGTGTTCGTCGCACGCACGACGCGCGGCGACTCGATCTCGCTGCGCGAGCTCCACGGGCGCATCGTGGTGCTCTACTTCTTCCGGCGCGCGTTCACGCCCAACTGCACCGTCGAGACGAAGGGGTTCCGCGACAACTACGAGGACCTCGTGCAGCTCGGCAGCGAGGTCGTCGGCGTCTCGTGCGACGACTACGCCACGCAGTGCCGCTTCGCGAGCACGCACGACGTGCGCTTCCCGATGATCGCCGACGAGGATCGCAGCATCTCGCGCGCGTACGACGTGTTCTTCCCGATCCTGCCGCTCGCGCATCGCGTCACGTACGTCATCGATCGCGACGGCGTGATCGCGGGCGTGTTCAACCACGAGTTCCAGGTGATCAAGCACCTCGACGAGGTCGTGCGCTTCACGCGCGACCTCGCGATGCGCAGCAAGCTCCCGCCCGCGCGCTGA
- a CDS encoding serine/threonine protein kinase: MAAEQRYRVTERLEAGGMAEVFKGESLSVQGFKKQVAIKRVLPHLAQNKNFISMFLDEARLGARLTHANIVTVFDIGAADNTYFIVMEFVDGCNLKTVIEQYRQQGRRIGVKEAVYLCLQACAGLSFAHELQSEEGEDLHIVHRDISPPNILLSKRGEVKVTDFGLAKATTQLEKTDPGVVKGKFSYLSPEAAMGEPVDARTDIFALGIVLWEMLAGRRLFLGETDYQTVKLVQQANIPSLARLNPEVDADLETVLGKALARNKEERYQTAREMGDALSGYLFGKQLKVNSFDIATLVKGVIDAKKAAKTGGPREASIIDRLIQEELLRFTSLDDMSDPLAPNAPGAAGLSPEAGFAGDLSEGAKPLDAGSFENPADWFSDDEDVVGAIGRGTSSKSEPGWRESGIEDAGEGDLASVLEDVPEPAPARVSAPEPARVSRPTPEPVAQPQVVQQRVAPAAPERVSAPPQQKKSSAAVYVGIAIALAAGGAAAAYFAGLIPH, translated from the coding sequence ATGGCCGCAGAGCAGCGATATCGCGTCACCGAGCGCCTCGAAGCCGGAGGCATGGCGGAGGTGTTCAAGGGCGAGTCGCTCTCCGTCCAGGGCTTCAAGAAGCAGGTCGCGATCAAGCGCGTTCTGCCTCACCTCGCGCAGAACAAGAACTTCATCTCGATGTTCCTCGACGAGGCGCGGCTCGGTGCGCGCCTCACGCACGCGAACATCGTGACGGTGTTCGATATCGGCGCGGCCGACAACACGTACTTCATCGTCATGGAGTTCGTGGACGGCTGCAATCTGAAGACCGTCATCGAGCAGTACCGGCAGCAGGGCCGGCGCATCGGCGTGAAGGAGGCGGTCTATCTGTGCCTCCAGGCGTGCGCGGGCCTCTCGTTCGCGCACGAGCTGCAGAGCGAAGAGGGCGAGGACCTGCACATCGTCCATCGCGACATCTCGCCGCCGAACATCCTGCTCAGCAAGCGCGGCGAGGTGAAGGTCACGGACTTCGGCCTCGCGAAGGCGACGACGCAGCTCGAGAAGACCGATCCCGGCGTCGTGAAGGGCAAGTTCTCGTACCTCTCGCCCGAGGCCGCGATGGGCGAGCCGGTCGACGCGCGGACCGACATCTTCGCGCTCGGCATCGTGCTCTGGGAGATGCTCGCGGGGCGTCGTCTCTTCCTCGGCGAGACCGACTACCAGACCGTCAAGCTCGTGCAGCAGGCGAACATCCCGTCGCTCGCGCGCTTGAACCCCGAGGTCGACGCGGACCTCGAGACGGTGCTCGGCAAGGCGCTCGCGAGGAACAAGGAGGAGCGCTACCAGACCGCGCGCGAGATGGGCGACGCGCTGAGCGGGTACCTCTTCGGCAAGCAGCTGAAGGTGAACTCGTTCGACATCGCGACGCTCGTGAAGGGCGTCATCGACGCGAAGAAGGCGGCGAAGACCGGCGGGCCGCGCGAGGCGTCGATCATCGATCGGCTGATCCAGGAAGAGCTGCTGCGCTTCACGTCGCTCGACGACATGAGCGATCCGCTCGCGCCGAACGCGCCGGGCGCGGCCGGGCTCTCGCCGGAGGCGGGGTTCGCGGGAGATCTGAGCGAGGGCGCGAAGCCGCTCGACGCGGGCTCGTTCGAGAACCCGGCGGACTGGTTCAGCGACGACGAGGACGTGGTCGGCGCGATCGGGCGCGGGACGAGCAGCAAGAGCGAGCCCGGCTGGCGCGAGTCGGGGATCGAGGATGCGGGCGAGGGAGATCTCGCGTCGGTGCTCGAAGACGTACCCGAGCCGGCGCCCGCGCGCGTGAGCGCGCCCGAGCCGGCGCGCGTGTCGCGACCCACGCCCGAGCCGGTCGCGCAGCCGCAGGTCGTGCAGCAGCGGGTCGCGCCCGCGGCGCCGGAGCGCGTGAGCGCGCCGCCGCAGCAGAAGAAGAGCAGCGCCGCGGTGTACGTGGGGATCGCGATCGCGCTCGCGGCAGGTGGTGCCGCGGCCGCGTATTTCGCGGGACTGATCCCGCACTGA
- a CDS encoding sigma 54-interacting transcriptional regulator, translating into MSQETNPALTTIFVEDRATKRRLRKARLVVSEGPDRGKDLSIERERITVGRSVICDMVLADKAVSGTHFEVVANEQGFLLRDLDSTNGTFCGASASSEALRVREVWIKPGATIRVGQTQIRFEPVQGTVDIDLSSDDRFFELVGKSVRMREIFATLAKVGPTELTVLIRGETGTGKELVARAIHRASRRTSSPLVVQDCSAIPKELIESTLFGHERGAFTGATDRHRGSFEQADGGTIFLDELGELDLALQPKLLRVLENREIKRVGGDRTIPVNVRVVAATNRDLRQMVNEGTFREDLYYRLSVVQIDLPPLRERPEDVPLLVEHFLADVASRRWPGEARRFTITTEAMTRLQAYPWPGNIRELKNTVERAASLADGTELGVRDLLPSSQKTPPVPLPGGNAEKFVEEGLPFKEAKQRVLDAFEASYLKALLDKHGGNVTRSANAAGLTRYHLRELAKRYGIRDTGE; encoded by the coding sequence GTGAGCCAGGAAACGAACCCCGCTCTCACCACCATCTTCGTCGAGGATCGCGCCACCAAGCGCCGCTTGCGCAAGGCGCGGCTGGTCGTGTCGGAAGGGCCCGATCGCGGCAAGGATCTCTCGATCGAGCGCGAGCGCATCACGGTGGGTCGCAGCGTGATCTGCGACATGGTGCTCGCGGACAAGGCGGTGAGCGGCACGCACTTCGAGGTGGTCGCGAACGAGCAGGGCTTCCTGCTGCGCGACCTCGACTCGACGAACGGCACGTTCTGCGGCGCGTCGGCCTCGAGCGAGGCGCTGCGCGTCCGCGAGGTCTGGATCAAGCCGGGCGCGACCATCCGCGTCGGTCAGACACAGATTCGCTTCGAGCCGGTCCAAGGGACCGTGGACATCGATCTCTCGAGCGACGACCGCTTCTTCGAGCTCGTCGGCAAGAGCGTGCGGATGCGCGAGATCTTCGCGACGCTCGCGAAGGTCGGTCCCACCGAGCTCACCGTGCTGATCCGCGGCGAGACCGGCACCGGCAAGGAGCTCGTCGCGCGCGCGATCCACCGCGCATCGCGCCGCACGTCGTCGCCGCTCGTGGTGCAGGACTGCTCGGCGATCCCGAAGGAGCTGATCGAGAGCACGCTGTTCGGCCACGAGCGCGGCGCGTTCACCGGCGCGACCGATCGTCACCGCGGCAGCTTCGAGCAGGCGGACGGCGGGACGATCTTCCTCGACGAGCTCGGCGAGCTCGACCTCGCGCTGCAGCCCAAGCTGCTGCGCGTCCTCGAGAACCGCGAGATCAAGCGCGTCGGCGGTGATCGCACCATCCCGGTCAACGTGCGCGTGGTCGCGGCGACGAACCGCGACCTTCGTCAGATGGTCAACGAGGGCACGTTCCGCGAGGACCTCTACTACCGCCTCAGCGTGGTGCAGATCGATCTGCCTCCGCTGCGCGAGCGCCCGGAGGACGTGCCGCTGCTCGTCGAGCATTTCCTCGCGGACGTCGCGTCGCGACGATGGCCCGGTGAGGCGCGTCGCTTCACGATCACGACCGAGGCGATGACGCGGCTGCAGGCCTATCCGTGGCCGGGCAACATCCGCGAGCTGAAGAACACGGTGGAGCGCGCGGCGTCGCTCGCCGACGGCACCGAGCTCGGCGTGCGCGATCTGCTGCCGAGCTCGCAGAAGACGCCTCCGGTGCCGCTGCCCGGCGGCAACGCCGAGAAGTTCGTCGAGGAGGGCCTGCCGTTCAAGGAAGCGAAGCAGCGCGTGCTCGACGCGTTCGAGGCCTCGTACCTCAAGGCGCTGCTCGACAAGCACGGCGGCAACGTGACGCGCAGCGCGAACGCCGCGGGCCTCACGCGCTATCACCTGCGCGAGCTCGCGAAGCGATACGGCATCCGCGACACCGGCGAGTGA
- the rpe gene encoding ribulose-phosphate 3-epimerase: MTRPVLLAPSILSADFARLGEEVRALDAAGADWIHVDVMDGRFVPNITIGPPVVAALRRITKSPLDVHLMIVEPERWVDAFAEAGADVITVHAEASMHLHRTLQAIRAAGKKAGVSLNPHTPEDVLRYVIGELDLVLVMSVNPGFGGQSFIPEVLPKIAKLRAMIDASGKDVRLEVDGGIKVGTASRVVAAGADVLVAGNAVFAGGDYARSIAALRADASKGSL, encoded by the coding sequence GTGACACGCCCGGTGCTGCTCGCTCCCTCGATCCTCTCCGCCGACTTCGCGCGGCTCGGAGAGGAGGTCCGCGCCCTCGACGCTGCCGGCGCGGACTGGATCCACGTCGACGTGATGGACGGTCGTTTCGTCCCGAACATCACGATCGGACCGCCGGTCGTCGCGGCGCTGCGGCGCATCACGAAGTCGCCGCTCGACGTGCACCTGATGATCGTCGAGCCGGAGCGCTGGGTCGATGCGTTCGCGGAGGCGGGCGCCGACGTGATCACGGTGCACGCCGAGGCGAGCATGCACCTGCACCGCACGCTCCAGGCGATCCGCGCGGCCGGGAAGAAGGCCGGCGTCTCGCTCAACCCGCACACGCCCGAGGACGTGCTGCGCTACGTGATCGGCGAGCTCGATCTCGTGCTCGTGATGAGCGTGAACCCGGGCTTCGGCGGGCAGTCGTTCATCCCCGAGGTGCTCCCGAAGATCGCGAAGCTGCGCGCGATGATAGACGCGTCGGGCAAGGACGTGCGGCTCGAGGTCGACGGCGGCATCAAGGTGGGCACCGCGTCGCGCGTGGTCGCGGCGGGCGCCGACGTGCTCGTCGCGGGCAACGCGGTGTTCGCGGGGGGCGACTACGCGCGCTCGATCGCGGCGCTGCGCGCGGACGCGTCGAAAGGTTCTCTGTGA